DNA from Microbacterium foliorum:
CACTGATGATCATCTTCCTCGCCGGGCTGCAAACCGTGCCGGAGGACGTCATGGAAGCAGCGTCGATGGACGGCGCAGGCAAGGTGCGCAGCTTCTTCAGCATCGTCATCCCCATCCTGCGACCCACGCTCCTGCTCGGAGCCATCCTGCTCTCGGTCGGGTTCCTGCAGTTCTTCGAGGAGTCCTACGTGATGACGCAGGGCGGCCCGCTCGGCAGCACCCTGTCGATCAGCTACTACACCTTCAACCAGTTCGGATTCGGCAACTACGGTACCGCCTCTGCCGCGAGCTACATCCTGTTCGTGATCATCGCCGTGATAAGCGTCGTGCAGTTCCGACTTCTCCGCAGCAAGGACTGACGATGACGATCACACCCGCACCGCTCTCGCCCACGCACGCCCCCGCTCGATCGTCCCTTCGCACTCGGCGGATTCTGAGCTCGACGGCGCTGCACGTCAGCCTCTGCATCGCCCTTGCGTTGATCCTGCTGCCGTTCGTGTGGATGCTGCTCGGCTCATTCAAGACCCAGGCCGAACTCGCCCAGCGACCGATCACCTGGTGGCCCGAGAACATCACGTTCGAGAACTACGGCTCCTGGTTCGGAGAGCTGAACATCGGCGGCTTCTTCTTCAACAGCGCGGTGGTGTCCGTCATCACCGTCGCCGGCAACCTGATCTTCTGCTCGCTCGTCGGCTATGCCCTGGCGAAGATGGACTTCGCGGGAAAGCGGGTTCTCCTCGCACTGGTGCTCGTCACCCTGATGGTCCCCGGCGTCGTCACGTTCGTGCCGCTGTTCGTGTTGATCAGCCAGATGGGACTCGTCAACACGCTGCCCGCGCTGTTCCTCCCGTTCCTCGTCACGCCGCTGGGAGTCTTCCTCATGCGCCAGTTCATGATGTCCATCCCGGACTCGCTGATCGAGGCGGCACGTCTGGACGGAGCCGGAGAGCTGACCACCTTCCGACGGATCATCCTGCCGCTGTGCGGAGCGCCACTGGCGACCCTGGGCATCCTCACATTCCTGTCGTCGTGGAACAACTTCCTGTGGCCCCTCGTCGCGGCGCAAAGCGAAGACAAGTACACCCTCCCCGTAGCCCTGTCTCTCTACGCGACGAATCGCAACACCACCGACTACGGCCTCCTCATGGCCGGTTCCGTGCTCGTCATCGTCCCGATCCTCGTTCTCTTCCTGTTCCTCCAGAAGTACTTCACGGCCGGAATCGCCACCACCGGCATCAAGTGACACCTGCCCGCAGAACGAGTCCGACGTTCGCCATCCTGGAAAGATCTCTGTGACCACGCGTATCGCCCCGTCCCCTGTCGCCAACTCGGGTAGTCAGCCGATCCTCCCCGGCTTCTATCCCGACCCCTCGATCTGCCGCGTCGGAACGAGCTACTACCTGGTCAACTCGACCTTCGAGTACTACCCGGGAGTCCCGGTCTGGACGAGTACCGACCTCGTGGAGTGGCGACAGGTGGGTAATGTCTTCGAGCGTGCCTCCCAGATGGCACCGAGCGCCGGCGACTCCAGCACCGGCATCTTCGCTCCGACGATCCGCCACCACAACGGCCTGTTCTGGCTGATCACGTCGATCGTCGACGGGCCTGATCCTGAGCAGGTCATCCTCCACTCCGAGCACCCCGGCGGACCGTGGTCCGACCCGGTAACGACGGACGGCGTCCACGGCATCGATCCCGATCTCGCCTGGGACGGAGACGACTGCTACCTGACGTGGGCCCGGAAGGTGCCAGGAGCGACGACCGAGATCGCACAATGCCGCGTCGACCTCGCCACGGGGACGCCCCTCGAGGAGCCGCGTCGGCTGTGGTCGGGCACCGGGATGCGACACCCCGAAGGCCCCCACCTGCATCGAAAAGACGGCTGGTGGTACCTCCTCATCGCCGAAGGCGGCACCGAAGCAGGGCACAGCGTCAGCATTGCCCGCTCGCGCCGTCCCGACGGACCGTTCGGGGGCGCGCCCGGGAACCCGATCCTCACCCATCGCAGCCTCGCTGCGCCCGTACAGAACACCGGCCACTCCGACCTCGTGCAGAGGGCAGACGGATCCTGGGCACTCGTCTACCTCGGTGTGCGACCGCGCGGAGTATGGAGCTTCCACGTGAACGGGCGCGAGACCTTCGTCGCCGACGTGCGCTGGGAGGACGATTGGCCGGTCATCGAGGAGAACACCCTGCACATCCCGCCGGCCGTCACCGCTTTCGATGACGACTTCGCCGGATCGACACTCGATCCGCGGTGGATCATGCCGGGCGACTACCCCGAGAGGCACGTCGTGAAGCGCGACGATGGCGGAGTGCTGCTGCGGGCCGAGCACGGCTCGTCCGCCCCGCTACTCTGCGTGCGAGCCCGCGACGAGTACTGGACCGTGACCGCTGACGTGGAGTCCTCCGAAGGTGCTCGGCTCGTCGTGCGCATCGATGATCTGCACGCTTTCGGTGTGGAAGTGCGTGACGGCACCTACTCCGGATTCTCCATCATCGGAGGAACCGAGATCCCGACCGGGAGCATCGCCGGCGCTTCTGCCCGAGCCCGCCTCATGCTCCGATCCACGCAAGCCCCGAGCACGCCCTATCAAGGCGGACCTGACCGCCTTGAAGCATCCGTGATCATCGATGGCGATCACCAGCCTCTAGGAAACCTCGACGGCCGATTCGTGTCGACGGAAGTGGCCGGCGGATTCACCGGTCGCGTCATCGGGGTTCAGCCGATCGGCGACCAACTGATCCTCCGTCGGTTCGCCTACCAACCCGAGAATCTGTAGCGACCACCAGCACGTTTCGGCCACATCGTCGAGGCTTCACCGAAGCCGCCCACTGCCGGGGGTGCAGGGGCGGCTTCGGTGTCTTGCGCTCGGAATCGTCTACTCCTCAGGGACTCCGATGCGAACCAGTTCGATGCCGCTCCCCGACTGGGGCCATTCTGTGCGCGGCTGGTCCAGGTTGCTGGGCAGCGACTCCCAGCGGAGATACCAGGTTCCTCCCGTAGCGGCCGCGCCGTTGAGGTCGGTCTGAAGATTGACCTGAAGCCCCGGGTAGGTGCCTCGAACGGTGGTGACCGATGACGGCAGCGGCGGGGTCGGGGCCTGAGCCACACCGGTCAGCGAATCGTTGACCACGATGCTCTGGGGAGATCCCTCGCACCGGAAGTCGACGCGGATGTTCCCGTCGCTCATGACCTGAGATCCGCCCATGATGACCTTGAAGTCGAGGCTTCCGCCGCCGCCGAAGCTCCAGCGTCCTTCCCAGTTGCTGACCTGGCTGATATCCCAGTCACCGGTGCCGTCCGCGCGGGCGACATAGATCTGCGAGCGACCTGTGTCGTCGTACTTGTGGTAGCTGATGATGGGCGTGCCATCCGCGTCGAAGCCGAGCTTCGCGTTGCCGTTGAGCAGTCCTCCGCCATTGGGTACGGGGTCCACGACATCGGCGTCGCCATAGCGGAACGGAGAGGTGAGCGGGTTGCCCGCACTGTCGAACCAGTCGACCAGGTTCGCGCTGCGCGCGTACGTGAGCAGGCTGTTCGTCGCCGCGTCGGGTGTGTCTCGCCAGACCCAGATCATGTGGAAGTTGCCGTCCGGCCCGAGAAGCGGGGTCTCGAAGTAGGCGTTCCACGTGCCGGATGGGTTGGTGGCCGAACCGGTCCCGTTGAACAGCGGCTGGTCGACGAGACGGGACCAGGTGTTGGAGGTCTCGTTGTAGAGGTTGAAGTACGTGACGCCATCCCCGGAGCCGCCGTTGCGGTGGCTGAAGACGAGGCTGCCGTCCTGCCTGTTCACGAACTCCGGGTAGGTGACCGAGTTCTCGGTGCTGGCGCTCACCATGTTCGTGACGCGTGTCAGGGTGTTGACATTGCCCGGCGTCGTGGTGCGGAAGTAGATCAGGCCGACGTTGTGCATGTTGCCGGCGACGTGGAGGTTGCGGTTGCGGTCGAGCCCGATGGAGATGTAGTTGTGACTGTCCCAGCCGAGGGTGGTGGGGAGGACCTTCGTCGTCCACGTGGGAGTCGCGGCCGAAAGGCTGCGGTGCGCGATGGTCATGCCGCGCTGCGCGTTGTAGTAGGCGACGTACTGGTCGTCGCCGTCGGTGAGCACGCGCTGTGTCACGGGCGCTCCAGCGAAGGTGGTGCCCACCGGGACCGTCTCGAGCACCTGTCCGCTGCCGCCGGGGAAGTCGTACTCCCCGGCGGGCTTGCACGCCACGGCGCCCGGGGGCGCGATCGCCGGAGTGGAGGTGGTGAGATCGAACGACCGCGCCTGGAGGTTGCCGGAGTTCGAGTAGAGCCCGGCGTGGCCGCCGACTCGCGCAGGGTCGACGACGGCAAGGGCGTGAGCGCCGGTGGCGAGAGTCGCTCCCGTCGCACCGTTGCGGACCGTCACCTGGAACTGTGCTCCGTCTCGCGCCAGGCTCAGCTGCAGACGCGTTCCGTAGGGAGCGGTCATCGTGCCCTGGGTGAGGACCGTGGGGGTCGCGTTGTTCGTCATCTGCAGCAGCTGCCACTGGGCGGGCCGGGTGCCACCGGCGGTCGTCGCCCGGAGCACGTAGTAGCTCAGAGAGGTCGTGCCCTGGACGTTCGCGACGATTCCTGACCACTCGGTACCGCTGGGCGCCGACGAGACGATGTCGATGTCAGCGGTCACCGTGTACGAGCGGCCGAGTTGCAGCGCTCGATGCGTGGCGACGTTGTTCCCGGGTGAGCTCGAGGACAGCGCCTTGCCCGATGCGATGCTCCACGCGCCGCGATCCGTGGTCCATGCAGTTCCCAAAGTGCCGTTCGCACGTTCGAAGTCGTCGGATGCGTTGGCGCTTCCGGTCGTGGCGTGGGCGGGTGGAGCCGCGGCGGCGCCCGCGAGCGCACCCGCCGCGAGCATCGCGGCGACGAACGCGGCAGTGAGCCGGTTCCTTCGCTGTGTGAGTCGAACGGTCTTCATCTACTTCTCTCTTCCTTGAGATCGGTAAGCGCGCGGGGAGACTCCCGCAATCGAGCAAAACGTTACGACATGCGAATAACTGCGTCAAGGCAAGCTTTGCCATTGATTTTCAGCGCGTTCCGCTTTACTCTGAGTAAATCGTTTCGCCACTTCGACGTCGAGGAGCCCCATGTCTATGGTCGGTCCCTCTGTCGTCCCCAGCGGTCCTGCGTGCGCGGACCGGCTCTGCGACTCAGTCGCTCAGTCGCCGCACCGACGCACCGATCTGCAGGTGTCCGGGAAGCTCGAGCGTCACGCGGCTCGTCGACGAATCCGGGTCATCCAGTCGAGAGTTCATGATTCGTGCGGCCTCGGTCGCGATCTGCTCGACGGGCTGCACGTAGACCGTCAGCTTCGGGCTCGTCACCTGGGCGAGGTCGACGGAGTCGAAGCCGACGAGCGAGATGTCATGCCCGAGACGGAGGCCGGAGTCGTTGATGGCGGTCACGGCGCCGACGGTCAGGTCGTAATTCCCGGCGAACACCGCCGTCGGCCGCGTATCTGCCGCGAGCACCCGCATCATCGCCGCGTATCCCGCCTCGACGCTGATGGGACCGCGTTGGATGTGGTCTTCGGCGACAGCGATGTCGGCAGCTCGGGCTGCTGTGAGGAAACCATCGAGCCTGCCCTGCAGGCTCCACATTCCCTCTTCTCCGACCAGGGCGCCGAGGGTCCGATGGCCGTGATCGATCAGATGCTGGGTTGCGACCTTGCCCGCCTGCACGTTGTCGAGCGAGACCGAGTCGGCGTCGAGTCCGCGCGGGAGCCAGTCCACCGTGACGACCGGGATGCCGATGGAGACGGCGGTCGCGAGCGCCGACGAGTCCGACAGTGCGGGAACCCCGATGATGCCATCGACCCTTCTGCTGAGGAGCAGCTCTACGGCATTGACGGTGGATGGTGTTCCGTCCTGCTCGTTGGAGGTCACCAGCACGCCGATGCCGTGGGTGCGCAGATACTTCTCGATGCCGACGACGATCTCGAGGTGGAAGGGGTTCTGGAACGAGGGCAGCAGGACGCCGACGGTTCGGGTGACGCCGCGCCGCAGACTGCTGGCGAACGCGTTCGGTCGGTAGTTCAGTTCTGCGGCCGCCGCCTCGATCGCTTCCCGGTTCGAGGTCAGAACGTTTCGCCCGTTGTAGTACTTCGAGATCGTCGCCAACGACAAGCCTGTCAGTCGCTGGATGTCCTTATACGTTGCGGGAGATCTAGTGCTTTTCGACAAATTCGGTCCTTCGTATCGCGAGGGTCGCCACCGTTCGCGCTGATCAACGATGTTGCCCGGAGTCTACCTACGATCCGCAAAACTTTAGTCGTTTCGCTGTATCGCGAATGCAGAACCACCTACCAGGCGGTGCGCCACGCGGCGATTCGCCGAGTCACGCCGAGGAGAGAGCAATGACCGATAGCCCCAGCCTGCCCGAATGGGCGAGACAGTCCACCCTGGGCATCTTCATCCATTGGGGGCCGTACTCTGTTCCGGCCTGGGCGGAGCCGACCGGAGCATGGGGTGCGGTCCCCGAAGAGAAGTGGTTCGCACACAACGCGTACGCCGAGTGGTACGCGAACACCTCGCGCATCGAAGGGTCCCCGGCAGCGCTGCACCACGTCGCTGAGTACGGGGACAACTCGTACGACACGTTCCTCGACCGGTGGATCCCCAGCCAGTTCGATGCGTCCGAATGGGCGCGGCTCTTCCATCGTGCCGGTGCGGACTATGTCATCCCTGTGGCGAAGCACCACGACGGAGTGACCCTCTGGGATGCACCCGGAGCGGGCAGGCTGTCCACGGTGGCTCGGGGGCCCAAACTCGATCTGCTCGCGCCGCTCGCCGAGGCGGTGCGCAAGGAAGGAATGCGCTTCGGCGTCTACTACTCGGGCGGACTCGACTGGGCCTTCACGGATTTCCCTCCCATCGAGTCGATGGCTGATGTCGCCGAATACCGCCCCAACGGCGCGGAGTACGCCGAGTATGCGACCGCGCAGGTGCGCGACCTGATCGACCGCTACAAGCCGGCGGTGATCTGGAACGACATCGAGTGGCCGGACGCGGGAAAAGCTGACGGCTCGCTGGTGCAGCTGCTGGACTACTACAAGCGCGTGGTGCCGGAAGGCATCGTCAATGACCGTTGGGGTGCGCCGGTGTGGGACTACCGGACCAGCGAGTACTCGCACGACACCCAGAACGAGCGCGGGATCGGTTGGGAGCACAACCGCGGGCTCGGCTTCTCGTTCGGACACAACCGCACGGAAGACGAATCCCTCACGCTGTCTGCGCGCGAGCTCGCTCGTCTGTACGCCGACGTCGTCTCGCGCGGCGGTCGTCTGCTCCTGAACATCGGGCCGGAGGCCAGCGGGCGGATCCCTGACGTTCAGCGCTGCAGTCTCGAGGGGTTCGGCGAATGGAGCCAGGACCTGAAGCCGTACACGCTCGACAGGTCGCCGATCGAGCCCGGCACCGTCAGCGTCACCGGCAGCGACTGGTGGGTTGCATGGCGACACCGTGACTCGATCGTCGTGGTGGCGGAGGATCCGCACGTCGTTGTCCGCACGGATGAAGGTCTCGATGCGATCGTCTTTGAGCTGCCCGCAGGGGAAGCTCCGGGAATGACTGCCCGAGCATAACGTTTCCCTCGCGGGGCATTCGTGAAATTCAACCTGATTATGGATGAAAGTCGAGACGTTTCGCTCGCTTGGTGCTATATTTGCCCCGGCAGAGCGAAACGATTCACCCTGAAGGATCGTCTACGCCGCACAGCAACCACAAAGGAGTGAAAATGCACCAGATCAAGATCCACCGGGGGGCGCGCACACGCGTTCTCTCGCTCAGCGCCTTCGTCGGCATCTCCGCACTCGCGCTCGCCGGATGCTCGTCCGGCGCAGCATCCGAGGGCGGTGGTGACAAGACGCTGACCGTGCAGGTCCAGTCGGTCCAGCAGCCCGCCTTCGAGTACGCGGCCAAGATCTTCGAGAAGGAGAACCCCGGAGTGACCGTCGAGTTCCAGACGGTGACCGAGCAGCAGAAGAGCACCACCAACACGCAGATCATGGCGTCGTCGAATGCTCCGGACATCGGTCTCGTGCCGGTCAACGCACAGCCCTACTTCGACCTG
Protein-coding regions in this window:
- a CDS encoding carbohydrate ABC transporter permease, which produces MTITPAPLSPTHAPARSSLRTRRILSSTALHVSLCIALALILLPFVWMLLGSFKTQAELAQRPITWWPENITFENYGSWFGELNIGGFFFNSAVVSVITVAGNLIFCSLVGYALAKMDFAGKRVLLALVLVTLMVPGVVTFVPLFVLISQMGLVNTLPALFLPFLVTPLGVFLMRQFMMSIPDSLIEAARLDGAGELTTFRRIILPLCGAPLATLGILTFLSSWNNFLWPLVAAQSEDKYTLPVALSLYATNRNTTDYGLLMAGSVLVIVPILVLFLFLQKYFTAGIATTGIK
- a CDS encoding glycoside hydrolase family 43 protein, which codes for MTTRIAPSPVANSGSQPILPGFYPDPSICRVGTSYYLVNSTFEYYPGVPVWTSTDLVEWRQVGNVFERASQMAPSAGDSSTGIFAPTIRHHNGLFWLITSIVDGPDPEQVILHSEHPGGPWSDPVTTDGVHGIDPDLAWDGDDCYLTWARKVPGATTEIAQCRVDLATGTPLEEPRRLWSGTGMRHPEGPHLHRKDGWWYLLIAEGGTEAGHSVSIARSRRPDGPFGGAPGNPILTHRSLAAPVQNTGHSDLVQRADGSWALVYLGVRPRGVWSFHVNGRETFVADVRWEDDWPVIEENTLHIPPAVTAFDDDFAGSTLDPRWIMPGDYPERHVVKRDDGGVLLRAEHGSSAPLLCVRARDEYWTVTADVESSEGARLVVRIDDLHAFGVEVRDGTYSGFSIIGGTEIPTGSIAGASARARLMLRSTQAPSTPYQGGPDRLEASVIIDGDHQPLGNLDGRFVSTEVAGGFTGRVIGVQPIGDQLILRRFAYQPENL
- a CDS encoding BNR repeat-containing protein, yielding MKTVRLTQRRNRLTAAFVAAMLAAGALAGAAAAPPAHATTGSANASDDFERANGTLGTAWTTDRGAWSIASGKALSSSSPGNNVATHRALQLGRSYTVTADIDIVSSAPSGTEWSGIVANVQGTTSLSYYVLRATTAGGTRPAQWQLLQMTNNATPTVLTQGTMTAPYGTRLQLSLARDGAQFQVTVRNGATGATLATGAHALAVVDPARVGGHAGLYSNSGNLQARSFDLTTSTPAIAPPGAVACKPAGEYDFPGGSGQVLETVPVGTTFAGAPVTQRVLTDGDDQYVAYYNAQRGMTIAHRSLSAATPTWTTKVLPTTLGWDSHNYISIGLDRNRNLHVAGNMHNVGLIYFRTTTPGNVNTLTRVTNMVSASTENSVTYPEFVNRQDGSLVFSHRNGGSGDGVTYFNLYNETSNTWSRLVDQPLFNGTGSATNPSGTWNAYFETPLLGPDGNFHMIWVWRDTPDAATNSLLTYARSANLVDWFDSAGNPLTSPFRYGDADVVDPVPNGGGLLNGNAKLGFDADGTPIISYHKYDDTGRSQIYVARADGTGDWDISQVSNWEGRWSFGGGGSLDFKVIMGGSQVMSDGNIRVDFRCEGSPQSIVVNDSLTGVAQAPTPPLPSSVTTVRGTYPGLQVNLQTDLNGAAATGGTWYLRWESLPSNLDQPRTEWPQSGSGIELVRIGVPEE
- a CDS encoding LacI family DNA-binding transcriptional regulator, translating into MSKSTRSPATYKDIQRLTGLSLATISKYYNGRNVLTSNREAIEAAAAELNYRPNAFASSLRRGVTRTVGVLLPSFQNPFHLEIVVGIEKYLRTHGIGVLVTSNEQDGTPSTVNAVELLLSRRVDGIIGVPALSDSSALATAVSIGIPVVTVDWLPRGLDADSVSLDNVQAGKVATQHLIDHGHRTLGALVGEEGMWSLQGRLDGFLTAARAADIAVAEDHIQRGPISVEAGYAAMMRVLAADTRPTAVFAGNYDLTVGAVTAINDSGLRLGHDISLVGFDSVDLAQVTSPKLTVYVQPVEQIATEAARIMNSRLDDPDSSTSRVTLELPGHLQIGASVRRLSD
- a CDS encoding alpha-L-fucosidase; its protein translation is MTDSPSLPEWARQSTLGIFIHWGPYSVPAWAEPTGAWGAVPEEKWFAHNAYAEWYANTSRIEGSPAALHHVAEYGDNSYDTFLDRWIPSQFDASEWARLFHRAGADYVIPVAKHHDGVTLWDAPGAGRLSTVARGPKLDLLAPLAEAVRKEGMRFGVYYSGGLDWAFTDFPPIESMADVAEYRPNGAEYAEYATAQVRDLIDRYKPAVIWNDIEWPDAGKADGSLVQLLDYYKRVVPEGIVNDRWGAPVWDYRTSEYSHDTQNERGIGWEHNRGLGFSFGHNRTEDESLTLSARELARLYADVVSRGGRLLLNIGPEASGRIPDVQRCSLEGFGEWSQDLKPYTLDRSPIEPGTVSVTGSDWWVAWRHRDSIVVVAEDPHVVVRTDEGLDAIVFELPAGEAPGMTARA